A genome region from Carya illinoinensis cultivar Pawnee chromosome 2, C.illinoinensisPawnee_v1, whole genome shotgun sequence includes the following:
- the LOC122300416 gene encoding glyoxysomal fatty acid beta-oxidation multifunctional protein MFP-a-like isoform X1, producing the protein MGSGPKGRTIMEVGADGVALITIINPPVNSLSFDVLRSLKDSYEQALRRDDVKAIVITGEKGKFSGGFDIAAFGGIQRGLREREEKPGYLSIEIITDTFEAARKPSVAAIDGLALGGGLEVAMACHARISTPTAQLGLPELQLGIIPGFGGTQRLPRLVGLSKALEMLLMSKPVQGQEAYTLGLVDAIVSPDELVNTARQWALDILDHRRPWAASLYKTDKIEPLREAREILTFARAQVQKQAPNLKHPLLCIDIIEEGIVSGPRAGLWKEAEASRALLHSDTSKSLVHIFFAQRRTSKVPGVTDIGLVPRRVNKVAIVGGGLMGSGIATALILRNYPVILKEVNDKFLQAGIGRVRANLQSHVKKGKMSQEKFEKTFSLLKGVLDYERFKDVDIVIEAVIENLSLKQQIFADLEKYCPPHCILASNTSTIDLNLIGEKTRSQNRIVGAHFFSPAHVMPLLEIVRTEQTSPQVIVDLLDVGKKINKTPVVVGNCAGFAVNRMFFPYSEAAILLVERGTDPYQIDRASTKFGMPMGPFRLADLVGFGVAIASGMQYAEHFPERTYKSMLVPLMQEDKRAGETSRQGFYIYGKNRKASPDPELYKYIEKSRSISGVTIDPKVVKLSDNEIVEMIFFPVVNEACRVLAEGIAVKAADLDIAAVMGMGFPPYRGGIMFWADSLGSTYIYSRLEEWSKMYGEFFKPCAYLAERASKGAPLSSPVEQATSRL; encoded by the exons ATGGGGAGCGGACCAAAAGGAAGAACTATAATGGAGGTGGGAGCTGACGGGGTGGCTCTTATAACAATAATCAACCCTCCTGTTAATTCCCTCTCCTTTGATG TGTTACGCAGCTTAAAAGACAGTTATGAGCAGGCACTAAGAAGGGATGATGTGAAGGCAATCGTCATTACAG GTGAAAAGGGCAAGTTTTCTGGTGGCTTTGATATTGCAGCTTTTGGGGGAATTCAGAGGGGATTGA gggagagagaagaaaagccTGGCTATCTATCTATAGAGATTATCACTGACACTTTTGAAG CCGCAAGAAAGCCTTCTGTTGCTGCCATTGATGGCCTTGCCTTAGGTGGAGGATTAGAGGTTGCAATG GCATGCCATGCTAGAATATCAACACCTACTGCACAATTAGGGTTGCCTGAACTTCAGCTTGGAATAATTCCTGGATTTGGAG GAACACAACGGCTTCCACGTCTTGTTGGCCTCTCAAAAGCTCTTGAAATGTTGCTG ATGTCTAAGCCAGTCCAAGGGCAGGAAGCCTATACTTTGGGTCTCGTGGATGCCATTGTTTCACCTGATGAGTTGGTAAATACTGCACGCCAGTGGGCCTTGGATATATTGGACCATAGAAGACCATGGGCTGCTAGTCTTTACAAGACTGACAAGATAGAGCCCCTTCGAGAAGCAAGGGAAATACTTACGTTTGCAAGAGCTCAGGTCCAGAAACAGGCTCCCAATCTCAAACATCCATTGCTTTGCATTGATATCATCGAAGAGGGTATAGTTTCCGGTCCTCGGGCTGGACTTTGGAAG GAGGCTGAAGCTAGTCGAGCGCTTCTGCATTCTGACACTTCCAAGAGTTTGGTCCATATCTTCTTTGCTCAACGTCGAACGTCAAAG GTACCTGGGGTTACTGATATTGGTTTAGTGCCAAGACGAGTAAATAAGGTTGCTATTGTTGGTGGAGGGCTAATGGGCTCTGGCATAGCAACGGCATTGATTCTTCGTAATTATCCAGTCATCCTTAAAGAAGTAAATGATAAGTTCTTGCAGGCTGGGATTGGTAGAGTGAGAG CCAATTTGCAAAGCCACGTGAAGAAAGGGAAAATGTCTCAAGAGAAGTTTGAGAAAACCTTCTCTCTTCTCAAAGGTGTTCTTGACTATGAAAGGTTTAAAGATGTGGACATAGTGATTGAG GCTGTTATTGAGAATCTTTCTCTGAAGCAACAAATTTTTGCTGATCTTGAAAAGTATTGCCCACCACATTGCATACTTGCAAGTAACACCTCAACAATTGACTTGAACCTGATTGGAGAAAAGACAAGATCCCAAAATCGGATTGTTGGAGCTCATTTCTTTAG CCCGGCTCATGTCATGCCACTTCTGGAAATTGTTCGTACTGAGCAGACATCTCCCCAAGTGATTGTTGATTTGCTAGATGTTGGTAAAAAGATTAATAAGACTCCAGTGGTGGTTGGGAATTGTGCTGGCTTTGCTGTCAACAGGATGTTCTTCCCTTATTCAGAAGCTGCTATTTTGCTTGTGGAGCGTGGTACAGATCCCTATCAAATTGATCGGGCAAGTACCAAGTTTGGAATGCCAATGGGGCCGTTCAG ATTGGCTGACCTGGTTGGTTTTGGTGTTGCAATTGCAAGTGGCATGCAATATGCTGAGCATTTTCCTGAGAGAACTTATAAATCCATGCTTGTTCCACTTATGCAGGAGGATAAGAGAGcag GTGAGACTAGTCGCCAAGGGTTCTATATATATGGCAAGAACCGCAAAGCTAGCCCAGATCctgaattatataaatatattgagaaGTCAAGGAGCATTTCTGGGGTAACCATTGACCctaag GTAGTGAAGTTATCAGACAACGAAATTGTGGAGATGATATTCTTCCCTGTGGTGAATGAGGCCTGTCGAGTACTGGCTGAGGGTATTGCAGTCAAAGCAGCAGACCTTGACATAGCTGCTGTTATGGGAATGGGTTTCCCACCTTACAG GGGAGGTATAATGTTCTGGGCTGATTCTCTTGGATCCACTTACATTTATTCAAGATTGGAGGAATGGTCAAAGATGTATGGAGAATTCTTCAAGCCATGTGCCTATTTGGCTGAAAGAGCTTCCAAGGGTGCTCCTCTG AGTTCTCCAGTGGAGCAAGCAACATCTCGTTTGTAG
- the LOC122300416 gene encoding glyoxysomal fatty acid beta-oxidation multifunctional protein MFP-a-like isoform X2, whose product MKIELTNGAASLYDGTQRLPRLVGLSKALEMLLMSKPVQGQEAYTLGLVDAIVSPDELVNTARQWALDILDHRRPWAASLYKTDKIEPLREAREILTFARAQVQKQAPNLKHPLLCIDIIEEGIVSGPRAGLWKEAEASRALLHSDTSKSLVHIFFAQRRTSKVPGVTDIGLVPRRVNKVAIVGGGLMGSGIATALILRNYPVILKEVNDKFLQAGIGRVRANLQSHVKKGKMSQEKFEKTFSLLKGVLDYERFKDVDIVIEAVIENLSLKQQIFADLEKYCPPHCILASNTSTIDLNLIGEKTRSQNRIVGAHFFSPAHVMPLLEIVRTEQTSPQVIVDLLDVGKKINKTPVVVGNCAGFAVNRMFFPYSEAAILLVERGTDPYQIDRASTKFGMPMGPFRLADLVGFGVAIASGMQYAEHFPERTYKSMLVPLMQEDKRAGETSRQGFYIYGKNRKASPDPELYKYIEKSRSISGVTIDPKVVKLSDNEIVEMIFFPVVNEACRVLAEGIAVKAADLDIAAVMGMGFPPYRGGIMFWADSLGSTYIYSRLEEWSKMYGEFFKPCAYLAERASKGAPLSSPVEQATSRL is encoded by the exons ATGAAAATAGAATTGACGAATGGTGCTGCCAGTTTGTATGATG GAACACAACGGCTTCCACGTCTTGTTGGCCTCTCAAAAGCTCTTGAAATGTTGCTG ATGTCTAAGCCAGTCCAAGGGCAGGAAGCCTATACTTTGGGTCTCGTGGATGCCATTGTTTCACCTGATGAGTTGGTAAATACTGCACGCCAGTGGGCCTTGGATATATTGGACCATAGAAGACCATGGGCTGCTAGTCTTTACAAGACTGACAAGATAGAGCCCCTTCGAGAAGCAAGGGAAATACTTACGTTTGCAAGAGCTCAGGTCCAGAAACAGGCTCCCAATCTCAAACATCCATTGCTTTGCATTGATATCATCGAAGAGGGTATAGTTTCCGGTCCTCGGGCTGGACTTTGGAAG GAGGCTGAAGCTAGTCGAGCGCTTCTGCATTCTGACACTTCCAAGAGTTTGGTCCATATCTTCTTTGCTCAACGTCGAACGTCAAAG GTACCTGGGGTTACTGATATTGGTTTAGTGCCAAGACGAGTAAATAAGGTTGCTATTGTTGGTGGAGGGCTAATGGGCTCTGGCATAGCAACGGCATTGATTCTTCGTAATTATCCAGTCATCCTTAAAGAAGTAAATGATAAGTTCTTGCAGGCTGGGATTGGTAGAGTGAGAG CCAATTTGCAAAGCCACGTGAAGAAAGGGAAAATGTCTCAAGAGAAGTTTGAGAAAACCTTCTCTCTTCTCAAAGGTGTTCTTGACTATGAAAGGTTTAAAGATGTGGACATAGTGATTGAG GCTGTTATTGAGAATCTTTCTCTGAAGCAACAAATTTTTGCTGATCTTGAAAAGTATTGCCCACCACATTGCATACTTGCAAGTAACACCTCAACAATTGACTTGAACCTGATTGGAGAAAAGACAAGATCCCAAAATCGGATTGTTGGAGCTCATTTCTTTAG CCCGGCTCATGTCATGCCACTTCTGGAAATTGTTCGTACTGAGCAGACATCTCCCCAAGTGATTGTTGATTTGCTAGATGTTGGTAAAAAGATTAATAAGACTCCAGTGGTGGTTGGGAATTGTGCTGGCTTTGCTGTCAACAGGATGTTCTTCCCTTATTCAGAAGCTGCTATTTTGCTTGTGGAGCGTGGTACAGATCCCTATCAAATTGATCGGGCAAGTACCAAGTTTGGAATGCCAATGGGGCCGTTCAG ATTGGCTGACCTGGTTGGTTTTGGTGTTGCAATTGCAAGTGGCATGCAATATGCTGAGCATTTTCCTGAGAGAACTTATAAATCCATGCTTGTTCCACTTATGCAGGAGGATAAGAGAGcag GTGAGACTAGTCGCCAAGGGTTCTATATATATGGCAAGAACCGCAAAGCTAGCCCAGATCctgaattatataaatatattgagaaGTCAAGGAGCATTTCTGGGGTAACCATTGACCctaag GTAGTGAAGTTATCAGACAACGAAATTGTGGAGATGATATTCTTCCCTGTGGTGAATGAGGCCTGTCGAGTACTGGCTGAGGGTATTGCAGTCAAAGCAGCAGACCTTGACATAGCTGCTGTTATGGGAATGGGTTTCCCACCTTACAG GGGAGGTATAATGTTCTGGGCTGATTCTCTTGGATCCACTTACATTTATTCAAGATTGGAGGAATGGTCAAAGATGTATGGAGAATTCTTCAAGCCATGTGCCTATTTGGCTGAAAGAGCTTCCAAGGGTGCTCCTCTG AGTTCTCCAGTGGAGCAAGCAACATCTCGTTTGTAG